The following proteins are encoded in a genomic region of Micrococcaceae bacterium Sec5.8:
- a CDS encoding bifunctional 4-hydroxy-2-oxoglutarate aldolase/2-dehydro-3-deoxy-phosphogluconate aldolase, whose product MTENPSNDLTPETLLAGIRDARLVAIVRGADGGAAAKAALTAMEEGFRYVEIALTTPGALEAIRAVRAAAPAGSFVGAGTVLTEQDVDHVTAAGGQFIVTPSLASSIQEAARIGIPALAGALTPSEAYEAMNRGATAVKLFPASIGGPGYLRALRDPFPGIPFIAVGGVGVDEATGYWEAGAIAVGLGGPLFGDAGSGGDLAPVRERARAFVGLAADFGRRPAAGHPR is encoded by the coding sequence ATGACCGAGAATCCCAGCAATGACCTGACGCCCGAAACCCTGCTGGCCGGTATCCGGGACGCCCGGCTGGTCGCCATTGTGCGCGGTGCCGACGGCGGAGCAGCAGCGAAGGCGGCCCTCACGGCGATGGAGGAAGGCTTCCGCTACGTCGAAATCGCCCTGACCACCCCCGGCGCGCTGGAGGCCATCCGCGCGGTCCGCGCCGCCGCTCCGGCCGGTTCCTTTGTCGGCGCAGGAACGGTGCTGACCGAGCAGGACGTGGACCACGTCACCGCAGCCGGCGGACAGTTCATCGTGACGCCGTCGTTGGCCAGCTCCATCCAGGAAGCTGCCCGCATCGGCATTCCCGCCCTCGCCGGTGCCCTGACTCCCAGCGAGGCCTACGAGGCGATGAACCGGGGCGCCACCGCGGTTAAGCTCTTCCCCGCCTCCATCGGCGGTCCGGGTTACCTCAGGGCGCTTCGCGATCCTTTCCCCGGCATCCCGTTCATTGCCGTCGGTGGCGTCGGGGTGGACGAGGCGACAGGGTACTGGGAAGCCGGTGCCATCGCTGTCGGCCTCGGCGGGCCGCTGTTCGGCGACGCCGGCTCCGGTGGTGATCTCGCCCCTGTCCGTGAGCGGGCCCGCGCGTTCGTGGGACTGGCCGCGGACTTCGGCCGGCGGCCGGCGGCAGGGCACCCGAGGTGA
- a CDS encoding FCD domain-containing protein, with the protein MKTPQAESTGDLHAALVQRLGLAIAEGTLAPHSILRLDELEAQYSVSRSVVREATRVLSSKGMLESRRRLGTVVQPEDSWNAYDPQVIRWRLASSRRLEQLQALNELRGAIEPQAARLAAGRASWDAGSDLVSQAARLWAAGQRGDQEEFLRLDIDFHAAVLKASGNAMFSQLHNLVTEVLTGRTEHGLMPHLPHHEALQLHVEVASAIQRGEANAAHAAMTRIVEQSSEEMGHIWSSHQQPAAGAST; encoded by the coding sequence ATGAAAACCCCACAGGCGGAGTCCACCGGTGACCTGCATGCAGCGCTGGTCCAGAGGTTGGGTCTCGCCATCGCCGAAGGGACTCTGGCGCCGCATTCGATCCTGCGCCTCGACGAGTTGGAGGCGCAGTACAGCGTGTCCCGCTCGGTGGTCCGGGAGGCCACCAGGGTCCTGTCCTCCAAGGGGATGCTGGAGTCCCGGCGCAGGCTGGGCACGGTGGTACAGCCGGAGGACTCCTGGAATGCCTACGACCCGCAAGTCATCCGCTGGCGCCTTGCCTCCTCCAGACGGCTAGAGCAATTGCAGGCACTCAATGAACTCCGCGGCGCGATCGAGCCTCAGGCCGCCCGCCTGGCCGCGGGCCGCGCGTCCTGGGATGCCGGCAGCGATCTGGTCTCCCAGGCCGCCCGGCTTTGGGCGGCGGGCCAGCGCGGGGACCAGGAGGAATTTCTCCGGCTCGACATCGATTTCCACGCCGCCGTACTGAAAGCCTCCGGGAATGCGATGTTCTCACAGCTGCACAACCTGGTCACCGAGGTCCTGACCGGCCGCACCGAGCACGGCCTGATGCCGCACCTGCCCCACCATGAGGCTCTGCAGCTGCACGTCGAGGTGGCCAGCGCCATCCAACGCGGTGAAGCGAACGCGGCGCACGCGGCGATGACCAGGATCGTGGAGCAGTCCAGCGAGGAGATGGGACACATCTGGTCCAGCCACCAGCAACCCGCTGCCGGAGCCAGCACCTGA
- the manD gene encoding D-mannonate dehydratase ManD, translating into MKIIAAEVFVTSPSRNFVTLRITTDDGVTGIGDATLNGRELAVAAYLKEHVAQLLIGKDPHRIEDTWQFLYRSSYWRRGPVTMAAIAAVDMALWDIKGKVAGMPVYQLLGGASRNGLRAYGHASGAELESLFDSVREHLELGYKSIRIQTAVPGIKAVYGVAAQAQASGERYDYEPAGRGTFPLEEDWDTRAYLRHLPMVFEAVRNEFGPELPLLHDGHHRMTPIQAAKLGKALEPYDLFWLEDCTPAENQEALRLVRQHTTTPLAIGEIFNTVYDFQSLIKEQLIDYVRAASTHFGGISPLKKIMDFAAQYQIKSGFHGPTDISPVGFAAQLHVGMAIHNYGIQEYMQHSDATNEVFEQSMTFVDGYLHPGETPGIGVEFNEAAAAAYPYQQAYLPYNRLVDGTVHDW; encoded by the coding sequence GTGAAAATCATTGCCGCAGAAGTGTTTGTGACCAGCCCGTCCCGTAACTTCGTGACATTGCGGATTACCACGGACGACGGGGTGACCGGCATCGGGGACGCCACCCTCAACGGCCGCGAACTCGCGGTCGCCGCGTACCTCAAGGAACACGTCGCGCAGCTGCTGATCGGCAAGGATCCGCACCGGATAGAGGACACCTGGCAGTTCCTCTACCGGTCCTCTTACTGGCGCCGGGGGCCGGTCACCATGGCCGCGATCGCGGCCGTGGACATGGCGTTGTGGGACATCAAAGGCAAGGTGGCCGGGATGCCCGTCTACCAGCTCCTCGGCGGTGCCTCCCGGAACGGGCTGCGCGCCTATGGCCACGCATCCGGCGCGGAGCTGGAGTCGCTGTTCGATTCAGTCCGCGAGCACCTGGAGCTTGGTTACAAGTCGATCCGGATCCAGACCGCGGTTCCCGGCATCAAGGCCGTGTACGGCGTGGCCGCCCAGGCGCAGGCCTCGGGGGAACGCTACGACTATGAACCGGCCGGCCGGGGAACGTTCCCGCTGGAGGAGGATTGGGACACCCGGGCCTACCTGCGGCACCTGCCTATGGTGTTCGAAGCAGTGCGGAACGAGTTCGGCCCGGAGCTGCCGCTGCTGCACGACGGACACCACAGGATGACTCCGATCCAGGCCGCGAAGCTGGGCAAGGCGCTGGAACCATATGACCTGTTCTGGCTTGAGGACTGCACTCCGGCGGAGAACCAGGAAGCCCTGCGCCTGGTCCGCCAGCACACCACCACCCCGCTGGCGATCGGTGAAATCTTCAACACCGTCTATGACTTCCAGAGCCTCATCAAGGAACAACTGATCGACTACGTCCGGGCAGCGTCCACACACTTTGGCGGAATCTCGCCGCTGAAAAAGATCATGGACTTCGCGGCGCAGTACCAGATCAAATCCGGCTTCCACGGCCCCACAGACATCTCCCCGGTGGGCTTCGCCGCGCAGCTGCACGTGGGCATGGCCATCCACAATTACGGCATCCAGGAATACATGCAGCACTCGGACGCGACCAATGAGGTCTTTGAGCAGTCCATGACGTTCGTGGACGGCTACCTTCATCCGGGCGAAACCCCCGGCATCGGTGTCGAATTCAACGAGGCCGCCGCCGCGGCCTACCCCTACCAGCAGGCCTACCTGCCCTACAACCGCCTGGTCGACGGGACAGTGCACGATTGGTGA
- a CDS encoding sugar ABC transporter substrate-binding protein codes for MKRRSILQYAAVAAALSLGLTACGGGGGSSDAKAAGTVRVTLANHVWTEGIKAAIPEFEKSSGLKVELTQLGEDQLSDQYNVKLNAGSDEIDVMMYRPLQEGKAFAKNGYLADLTSKVSADSGWDWKDYQEGPVKASTVDGKVVGVPIITEREVLYYRKDLLKAAGLEVPKTMDELEAAAKAIKESSPDTAGFVARTGKSAAVTQFSSFLYSFGGDWTDDSGKSAVNSDAAKEAYAYYGGLIRNYGPANVSTDMSWPEAMAIFTQGKAAFYTEADSLYKNATDPAKSKVADTVGFAALPAGPAGSKPYNIPSWGLAVNQASSNQDNAWKFIQWATGKERTLAAQKAGVPGPRASVWADPAGTSTYPKDLAEAIAASAENGVGHDRPEVVTVGKAREIVGGPIVDTITGADSSAAADTANKAFQQFLDSEKK; via the coding sequence ATGAAGCGACGTTCGATCCTGCAGTACGCGGCTGTCGCCGCGGCCCTGTCGTTGGGCCTGACCGCCTGTGGCGGAGGCGGTGGCAGCAGCGACGCTAAAGCCGCCGGCACCGTCCGGGTCACCCTCGCGAACCACGTCTGGACCGAAGGCATCAAGGCCGCCATTCCGGAATTCGAGAAGTCCAGCGGCCTCAAGGTCGAACTGACGCAGCTTGGCGAAGACCAGCTCTCGGACCAGTACAACGTCAAGCTCAACGCCGGCAGCGACGAGATCGACGTCATGATGTACCGCCCGCTGCAGGAAGGCAAGGCGTTCGCAAAGAACGGGTACCTCGCAGATCTGACGTCCAAGGTCTCCGCCGACTCCGGCTGGGATTGGAAGGACTACCAGGAGGGCCCGGTCAAGGCCAGCACGGTGGACGGCAAGGTCGTTGGCGTTCCGATCATCACCGAACGCGAGGTGCTCTACTACCGCAAGGACCTGCTGAAGGCTGCGGGCCTTGAGGTTCCCAAGACCATGGACGAGCTCGAAGCCGCCGCCAAGGCCATCAAGGAGTCCTCACCGGACACCGCCGGCTTCGTGGCGCGCACGGGAAAGTCCGCTGCGGTCACCCAGTTCTCCAGCTTCCTGTACAGCTTCGGTGGTGACTGGACCGATGACAGCGGCAAATCCGCCGTCAATTCCGACGCCGCCAAGGAAGCCTACGCCTACTACGGCGGCCTGATCAGGAACTACGGCCCGGCCAACGTCAGCACCGACATGAGCTGGCCCGAGGCGATGGCAATCTTCACCCAGGGCAAGGCCGCCTTCTACACCGAGGCCGATTCGCTCTACAAGAACGCCACCGACCCGGCCAAGTCCAAGGTCGCCGACACGGTCGGGTTCGCCGCATTGCCCGCCGGCCCGGCCGGTTCCAAGCCGTACAACATCCCCTCCTGGGGACTTGCTGTCAACCAGGCTTCTAGCAACCAGGACAACGCCTGGAAGTTCATCCAGTGGGCCACCGGCAAGGAACGCACCCTGGCGGCGCAGAAGGCCGGCGTTCCCGGACCCCGCGCTTCGGTCTGGGCCGACCCCGCCGGAACTTCCACGTACCCGAAGGACCTGGCCGAGGCCATCGCTGCCAGCGCCGAGAACGGCGTGGGCCACGACCGTCCCGAGGTTGTCACGGTGGGCAAGGCCCGTGAGATCGTGGGCGGTCCGATCGTCGACACCATCACCGGCGCCGACTCCTCCGCCGCGGCCGACACGGCCAACAAAGCCTTCCAGCAGTTCCTGGACAGCGAAAAGAAGTAG
- a CDS encoding sugar ABC transporter permease yields MSVLTPPRSAQPGAPSGRNAGAGSGARENFSAWANRHRKWLFAAPAMIFVGVLIIFPLAWTLYLSLTDSQGSVRAASDFVGLQNYLTVLADAERFWPAVGRTLTFTGVALVCEVVLGMCIALLLWRPFRGEKWVRVAILLPLVATPVAVGMMWRLIFDPNIGFANQLLGMIGIPPQPWLSGQDTALGTTIFMDVWQWTPMVVLILLAGLTSLSEEPDEAARMDGANSFQRFFYITLPLMMPTVIVAILLRGIDALKTFDILYATKGKGGGSFHEVETLNVYAYGLSFDYNQYGLSSAVLILFFMIIVGSMWLLTMRKKAVSK; encoded by the coding sequence ATGTCTGTATTGACCCCTCCCCGCAGCGCGCAGCCCGGGGCCCCGTCCGGCCGGAACGCCGGCGCCGGGTCCGGAGCCCGTGAGAACTTCTCCGCCTGGGCGAACCGGCACCGCAAGTGGCTGTTCGCCGCCCCCGCGATGATTTTTGTCGGTGTCCTCATCATCTTCCCGCTCGCTTGGACCCTCTATCTGAGCCTGACCGATTCGCAGGGCTCCGTGAGGGCCGCGTCCGATTTCGTCGGCCTGCAGAACTACCTCACGGTCCTCGCCGATGCTGAGCGGTTCTGGCCCGCCGTCGGACGTACGCTGACTTTCACCGGTGTCGCCCTGGTGTGCGAGGTGGTGCTGGGCATGTGCATCGCACTGCTGCTGTGGCGCCCGTTCCGCGGTGAAAAATGGGTCCGTGTGGCCATCCTCCTGCCGCTTGTCGCCACCCCCGTGGCGGTTGGCATGATGTGGCGGCTGATCTTCGACCCGAACATCGGTTTTGCCAACCAGCTCCTCGGCATGATCGGCATTCCGCCGCAGCCGTGGCTCTCCGGCCAGGATACCGCCCTGGGCACCACCATCTTCATGGACGTGTGGCAGTGGACACCCATGGTGGTGCTTATCTTGCTGGCCGGCCTGACCTCCTTGTCCGAGGAGCCCGATGAGGCCGCCAGGATGGATGGCGCCAACTCCTTCCAGCGCTTCTTCTACATCACGCTGCCGCTAATGATGCCGACCGTCATTGTGGCCATCCTGCTTCGGGGCATCGACGCCCTGAAGACCTTCGACATCCTCTACGCCACCAAGGGCAAGGGCGGCGGTTCCTTCCACGAGGTGGAGACCCTCAACGTGTACGCCTACGGCCTGAGCTTTGATTACAACCAGTACGGGCTGTCCTCCGCGGTGTTGATCCTGTTCTTTATGATCATCGTCGGCTCCATGTGGCTGCTGACCATGCGCAAGAAAGCGGTAAGCAAATGA
- a CDS encoding cyclase family protein, giving the protein MTWLDLSVPLRTGMPIYPGDPEVRIEPALTVAADGANVLSLAIGTHSGTHADAPLHVSDSWASLTDLPLALYSGTAELVDVRDVGRGHPITAAHLAGIAPAGNGEHGNGNPERLLLLRTGFADAWGTDEYLRHPWLDAAAAQLIVDRGYRTVGLDALSVDPSPHGGPDASATGHGFPAHDILAGNGCVIVENLTGLGLVQGTLDSGSDVEVFLFPLNIPGADGAPIRAVARPLPEQPAPGSPGARNEETVCGRELGRAEIQEAADHLVAAFGACDTEAYFESFSPDATFIFHPEKENPASRAEYRSLWEDWLESGWRVLECRSSEQNIQLLGTTAIFSHRVATTVQTDRAGGRQKSDERETIVFHRGQDGRVRCVHEHLSLFPGKAI; this is encoded by the coding sequence GTGACGTGGCTGGACCTTAGCGTCCCGCTCCGGACCGGAATGCCAATCTACCCCGGTGACCCGGAGGTCAGGATTGAGCCCGCCCTGACCGTCGCGGCAGACGGCGCCAACGTACTCTCGCTCGCCATCGGGACGCATTCAGGAACCCACGCCGACGCACCGCTGCACGTCAGCGACAGCTGGGCATCGCTGACCGACCTGCCCCTGGCGCTGTACAGCGGCACCGCCGAACTGGTGGACGTACGCGACGTCGGACGTGGCCACCCCATCACCGCGGCGCACCTCGCGGGAATCGCTCCGGCCGGAAACGGGGAACATGGCAACGGAAACCCGGAGCGGCTCCTCCTGCTCCGGACCGGGTTCGCAGACGCCTGGGGAACGGACGAATACTTGCGGCATCCGTGGCTCGACGCCGCCGCCGCACAACTGATCGTCGACCGCGGTTACCGCACCGTAGGCCTCGACGCCTTGAGCGTCGATCCCAGCCCGCACGGTGGCCCGGACGCTTCCGCGACAGGCCACGGTTTCCCGGCCCACGACATCCTGGCCGGCAACGGCTGCGTCATCGTGGAGAACCTCACCGGGCTCGGCCTGGTCCAGGGCACCCTGGATTCCGGTTCCGACGTCGAAGTCTTCCTTTTTCCCCTCAACATCCCGGGTGCCGACGGCGCACCCATCCGCGCCGTGGCGCGCCCACTGCCGGAGCAGCCGGCGCCGGGGAGTCCCGGAGCCCGCAACGAGGAGACTGTTTGCGGCCGTGAGCTTGGCCGTGCGGAGATTCAGGAAGCCGCCGACCATCTGGTCGCAGCGTTCGGGGCCTGCGACACGGAGGCCTACTTCGAATCCTTCAGTCCTGATGCGACGTTCATCTTCCATCCGGAGAAGGAGAACCCGGCCTCCAGGGCCGAGTACCGGAGCCTCTGGGAGGACTGGCTGGAGTCGGGCTGGAGGGTGCTCGAATGCCGCAGCAGCGAGCAGAACATCCAGCTCCTGGGCACTACCGCCATCTTTTCCCATCGGGTCGCCACGACCGTGCAGACGGACCGGGCGGGCGGACGCCAGAAGAGCGATGAACGGGAGACCATTGTCTTCCACCGCGGGCAGGACGGCCGCGTGCGCTGCGTCCACGAACACCTGTCGCTCTTCCCCGGTAAGGCCATTTGA
- a CDS encoding sugar kinase, with protein sequence MSVDLLTLGESMVSLRSAGPLSAGGSLGMHVAGAESNVAVGVARLGHSVAWAGVLGADPHGEFILRQLRSEGIRIHHREDADRSTGVMFLEQRTADVSRAFYYRAGSAGSTLSRDDVDAAFRNGAKVLHLTGITAALGQEARRAVEYAAARAAGEGLEVSLDVNYRSKLWSRDEARAVLGPLARHASILVASDDELGLVAPGGTCAGTAGDAETAMAAELLGRGVREVVVKRGAAGAGVHTAGGRWETPAVPVTSIDTVGAGDAFTAGYLSALLDGEGVAGRLHRGALAGAFAVSTAGDWEGLPRRRELALLGATPSGTTQR encoded by the coding sequence GTGAGCGTCGACCTGCTTACCCTGGGCGAATCCATGGTTTCGCTGCGCTCCGCCGGGCCGCTGTCCGCCGGAGGCAGCCTGGGCATGCACGTGGCCGGGGCGGAGTCCAACGTCGCCGTCGGCGTCGCCCGGCTCGGGCACAGCGTGGCGTGGGCAGGCGTACTGGGCGCCGACCCGCACGGCGAATTCATCCTGCGGCAGCTGCGCAGCGAAGGCATCCGGATACACCACCGCGAGGACGCAGACCGCAGCACCGGCGTGATGTTCCTCGAACAGCGCACCGCCGATGTCAGCCGGGCTTTCTACTACCGTGCAGGGTCTGCTGGGTCCACGCTCAGCCGGGACGACGTCGACGCGGCCTTCCGGAACGGCGCCAAGGTCCTCCACCTCACCGGGATCACCGCAGCCCTCGGCCAGGAGGCGCGGCGGGCCGTCGAGTACGCGGCCGCCCGCGCCGCCGGCGAAGGCCTGGAGGTTTCCCTCGACGTGAACTACCGCAGCAAGCTTTGGTCCCGGGACGAAGCACGCGCCGTCCTCGGTCCGCTGGCCCGGCATGCCAGCATCCTGGTCGCCTCCGACGACGAACTCGGGCTGGTCGCCCCCGGCGGCACCTGCGCGGGAACGGCCGGCGACGCCGAAACGGCCATGGCCGCCGAACTGCTGGGCCGCGGAGTACGCGAGGTCGTGGTCAAGCGCGGCGCCGCCGGCGCCGGGGTGCACACCGCCGGCGGCCGGTGGGAAACGCCCGCCGTGCCCGTCACCAGCATCGACACCGTGGGCGCCGGCGACGCCTTCACCGCCGGCTACCTCTCCGCCCTCCTCGACGGGGAGGGCGTGGCCGGCCGGCTGCACCGCGGCGCCCTCGCCGGAGCTTTCGCGGTCAGCACGGCCGGCGACTGGGAGGGCCTGCCCCGCCGTCGGGAGCTCGCCCTGCTCGGGGCCACCCCCAGCGGAACCACGCAACGCTGA
- the dgoD gene encoding galactonate dehydratase — protein sequence MTRISRIETFLVAPRWLFVRIETDSGIVGWGEATCEGRSETVRTAVDQLSELLIGNDALRIEDHWQVMTKGSFYRGGPILASAVSGLDQALWDIAGKHFNTPVHQLLGGHVRDRIRMYGWVGGDEPNEVADQISAQLEVGLTAVKMNASGRMSPIASVAELDGVVRRVAAAREVLGDHRDVAVDFHGRFSLANARRVAPLLEPYRPFFLEEPVVPENTHLLREFTSSTTTPVSTGERLYSRQEFLPALQAGIAVAQPDLSHAGGITEVRKIASLAEIYEVQLAPHCPLGPLALAACLQVGFATPNFLIQEQSIGIHYNQGAEVLDYVVDKSPLAFVDGHIERLTGPGLGLEIDEAVVRAADKRGHAWRGPVWRHPDGAFAEW from the coding sequence ATGACACGCATCAGCAGGATTGAAACGTTCCTCGTCGCACCGCGTTGGCTGTTCGTCCGGATCGAAACCGACAGCGGGATCGTCGGCTGGGGCGAGGCCACCTGTGAGGGCCGCAGCGAAACGGTCCGCACCGCCGTCGACCAGCTCTCCGAGCTCCTCATCGGCAACGATGCGCTCCGGATCGAGGACCACTGGCAGGTGATGACCAAGGGATCGTTCTACCGCGGCGGCCCCATCCTGGCCAGCGCCGTGTCCGGTCTGGACCAGGCACTGTGGGACATCGCGGGCAAGCACTTCAATACGCCGGTGCACCAGCTCCTGGGCGGCCACGTCCGGGACCGGATCCGGATGTACGGCTGGGTAGGCGGCGATGAGCCCAACGAGGTGGCCGACCAGATCAGTGCGCAGCTGGAGGTGGGGCTCACGGCCGTCAAGATGAACGCCAGCGGCCGGATGAGTCCCATCGCCTCGGTGGCGGAGCTCGACGGCGTCGTCCGCCGCGTCGCCGCCGCCCGCGAGGTGCTCGGGGACCACCGCGACGTCGCGGTGGACTTCCACGGCCGCTTCAGCCTGGCCAACGCCCGCCGGGTGGCGCCGCTGCTGGAACCGTACCGGCCGTTCTTCCTGGAAGAACCCGTGGTCCCGGAAAACACCCATCTGCTGCGCGAGTTCACGTCCTCCACCACAACGCCGGTCTCCACCGGCGAGCGGCTTTACAGCCGGCAGGAATTCCTTCCCGCGCTGCAGGCGGGCATCGCCGTCGCCCAGCCGGACCTCTCGCATGCCGGCGGGATCACCGAGGTCCGCAAGATCGCCTCGCTCGCGGAGATCTACGAGGTCCAACTGGCGCCACATTGCCCGCTCGGCCCGCTGGCCTTGGCCGCGTGCCTGCAAGTGGGGTTTGCCACGCCCAACTTCCTGATCCAGGAACAAAGCATCGGCATCCACTACAACCAGGGCGCCGAGGTCCTGGACTACGTCGTGGACAAGTCCCCGCTGGCGTTCGTGGATGGGCACATCGAACGCCTGACCGGCCCGGGCCTCGGCCTCGAGATTGACGAGGCCGTGGTCCGCGCCGCGGACAAACGCGGCCACGCCTGGCGGGGTCCCGTCTGGCGCCACCCCGACGGAGCCTTCGCAGAATGGTGA
- a CDS encoding carbohydrate ABC transporter permease produces the protein MTVQTDPQTVTAARPAPAGRRKPLANRAYKVFRVVALIAVVLFLIAPLIWMLLASFKTNVDIYDTGKALLFTPTAENYANVLQRNNYFIFIFNSFWVAFVSTVLSLVLGVPAAYAMSRFTMHRSALVVLMARVIPGVSLLVPWYYVFSNLRMVGGFEVLILSHMFVALPLIVYIMMSYFDSMPLELEESAQVDGLTPIGAFRRITLPLSIGGIATAAILSFIFSWNNFMFALVLSGSKTKTLPVAIFDFVSYASIDWGGLMAAATVVTIPIMIIALFTQKYIVSGMTAGATKG, from the coding sequence ATGACCGTCCAGACCGACCCCCAGACCGTCACGGCCGCCCGGCCCGCACCGGCCGGCCGCCGGAAGCCGCTGGCCAACCGGGCGTACAAGGTCTTCCGCGTCGTAGCCCTGATCGCCGTGGTGCTGTTCCTGATCGCCCCGCTGATCTGGATGCTGCTGGCCTCCTTCAAGACGAACGTGGACATCTATGACACGGGCAAGGCGCTGCTCTTCACCCCCACTGCCGAGAACTACGCGAACGTGTTGCAGCGCAACAACTACTTCATCTTCATCTTCAACAGCTTCTGGGTAGCCTTTGTCTCCACGGTGCTGTCCCTGGTCCTGGGCGTCCCTGCGGCCTACGCGATGAGCCGCTTCACGATGCACCGCTCGGCCCTGGTGGTCCTGATGGCGCGCGTCATCCCCGGCGTCTCCCTGCTGGTGCCCTGGTACTACGTGTTCTCCAACCTGCGGATGGTCGGCGGCTTCGAGGTGCTGATCCTCAGCCACATGTTCGTTGCGCTTCCGCTGATCGTCTACATCATGATGAGCTACTTCGATTCGATGCCTCTGGAACTCGAGGAGTCCGCCCAGGTGGACGGGCTCACCCCGATCGGTGCGTTCCGCCGCATCACCCTGCCGCTCTCCATCGGCGGCATCGCCACCGCCGCCATCTTGTCCTTCATTTTCTCGTGGAACAACTTCATGTTCGCCCTGGTGCTCTCCGGCTCCAAGACCAAGACCCTGCCGGTCGCGATCTTTGACTTCGTCTCCTACGCCAGCATCGACTGGGGCGGACTGATGGCGGCCGCCACGGTGGTTACCATCCCGATCATGATCATTGCGCTCTTCACGCAGAAGTACATCGTCTCCGGCATGACCGCCGGCGCGACCAAGGGCTAG
- a CDS encoding aldo/keto reductase, with protein sequence MRYRTLGASGAVVANYALGTMTFGAEATEEQSHAILDAYVTAGGNFIDTADVYSAGVSEEIIGRWLAARPEARDRVVLATKGRFPMGPGPNDVGTSRRHLNRALDDSLRRLGVEQIDLYQLHAWDPVTPLEESLRFLHDAVSSGKIAYYGFSNFLGWQLTKAVHVARSHGWSAPATLQPQYSLLVREIESEIVPASLDAGIGLLPWSPLGGGWLSGKYKRDQPPTGATRLGENPERGMEAWKARNADPRTWEIVEAVHEIATRHQASAAQVALAWLAEQPAVTSVILGVRSTEQLADNLAAGELALTEGEQRRLTEVSLPRVGVYPYGPMAREQRSRKITGGR encoded by the coding sequence ATGAGATACCGCACCCTGGGCGCCAGCGGCGCCGTCGTTGCCAACTACGCACTGGGCACCATGACGTTCGGCGCCGAGGCCACCGAGGAACAGTCCCACGCGATCCTGGACGCGTACGTGACGGCGGGAGGCAACTTCATTGATACCGCAGACGTCTACTCCGCGGGGGTCTCGGAGGAGATCATCGGCCGCTGGCTCGCCGCGCGCCCGGAGGCACGGGACCGCGTGGTGCTCGCCACCAAGGGCCGCTTCCCGATGGGCCCGGGACCAAACGACGTGGGCACGTCCCGACGGCACCTGAACCGCGCGCTTGATGACTCGCTGCGCCGTCTCGGCGTGGAGCAGATCGACCTCTACCAGCTGCACGCCTGGGATCCCGTCACACCCCTGGAGGAGTCCCTGCGGTTTCTCCACGACGCCGTGAGCAGCGGGAAAATCGCGTACTACGGCTTCTCCAACTTCCTGGGCTGGCAGCTGACGAAGGCCGTCCACGTGGCCCGCTCCCACGGCTGGAGCGCCCCGGCGACGCTGCAGCCGCAGTACAGTTTGCTGGTCCGTGAGATCGAGTCCGAGATCGTCCCGGCCTCGCTCGATGCCGGGATCGGTCTGCTGCCGTGGTCGCCCCTGGGCGGGGGTTGGCTCTCGGGGAAATACAAGCGGGACCAGCCGCCGACCGGAGCCACCCGCCTGGGGGAGAATCCCGAGCGCGGCATGGAGGCGTGGAAGGCCAGGAACGCGGATCCGCGCACGTGGGAGATCGTGGAAGCGGTGCACGAAATCGCCACACGGCACCAGGCCAGCGCCGCCCAGGTGGCCCTGGCCTGGCTGGCGGAGCAGCCGGCCGTGACCTCGGTGATCCTCGGTGTCCGCAGCACGGAGCAACTCGCCGACAACCTCGCGGCCGGGGAGCTCGCCCTGACGGAGGGGGAGCAGAGGCGGCTCACTGAGGTGAGCCTCCCGCGCGTCGGCGTCTACCCCTACGGTCCGATGGCCCGGGAGCAGCGGAGCCGTAAGATCACCGGCGGCCGCTAA